From the Leptolyngbya sp. O-77 genome, one window contains:
- a CDS encoding CHASE2 domain-containing protein yields MLGTVLGGRYRIITILGAGGFGQTYLAEDEQQPRRCVVKQFKPVSQDLHLLVVARRLFDTEVETLRRLGQHDQIPELYDSFQEGEEFYLVQEFIEGHALSEELGERQRFSEPEAIALLQDVLNVLSFVHQNQVIHRDIKPANLIRRKADGKLVLIDFGAVKEIQTRLTGISGQTEMTVGIGTQGYTPSEQLMGRPRYCSDLYALGMTVVQAVTGCLPSQLPEDPETLDILWQHQATEISPGLKLILDHLVRYDFSQRYQSAAEVQHALAQLADLPTDLIDTPTSLLPPGVAHRTQSLPPLSWRDRLRMGWRGLAIATATAAALSLGLKHLGWTEPLERLAYDQMTRLQPALPPDDRLLIVGIAEADLQALERATPSDADVAKVLQTLQQAGPRVIGLGLWRDLPQEPGRAALLEELRSPNVITFMQLGSVTTPQIPPPPGVPSVQVGFSDLLVDADRVVRRGLIFGGEFHSFAMRLAQKYLASENVGLRTSPAHPGITELGETPLPPLESTAGGYQRLDAGGYQLLLRYRSPAAPAPVVSFADVLNGRVSRDRVRDRIVLIGTTAPSGKDLYYTPFSAGQQTEHQMPGVVIHAQITSQLLSLVQDGRRLIGYWPDWAEGLWIIGWVGVGSGLGWFLRHPARLGAGGVAAIGILIGSSVWLFGQQVWIPVATPAIALALATVGSAAHRIYRESKLDTDLTRLVWDKTLITDLGRRGHSP; encoded by the coding sequence ATGCTGGGGACTGTGCTTGGCGGGCGTTATCGCATTATTACCATTTTGGGGGCAGGTGGCTTTGGCCAAACCTACCTGGCCGAAGATGAGCAGCAGCCGCGCCGATGCGTGGTCAAGCAGTTCAAGCCCGTCAGCCAAGATTTGCACCTGCTGGTGGTGGCGCGTCGCCTGTTTGATACGGAGGTGGAAACGCTGCGTCGCCTGGGGCAGCACGACCAGATTCCCGAACTCTACGACTCGTTTCAGGAGGGCGAAGAGTTTTATCTGGTGCAAGAATTCATCGAAGGACACGCACTAAGCGAAGAGTTGGGGGAGAGACAACGGTTTTCGGAACCCGAGGCGATCGCTCTCTTGCAAGACGTGCTGAACGTGCTGAGCTTCGTCCATCAAAATCAGGTCATCCACCGCGACATCAAGCCCGCCAACCTAATCCGCCGCAAAGCTGATGGCAAGCTGGTGCTGATTGATTTTGGCGCAGTCAAGGAAATTCAGACGCGGCTGACGGGTATTTCTGGACAAACCGAGATGACCGTGGGCATTGGCACCCAGGGCTACACGCCCAGCGAGCAGCTCATGGGGCGGCCCCGCTATTGCAGCGACCTCTATGCCCTAGGAATGACCGTAGTGCAAGCCGTGACGGGCTGCTTGCCATCGCAATTACCAGAAGACCCGGAAACCCTAGATATCCTTTGGCAGCACCAGGCAACAGAGATTAGCCCCGGTTTGAAGCTGATTCTCGACCACCTGGTGCGCTATGACTTTAGCCAACGCTATCAGTCGGCGGCAGAGGTTCAGCACGCCCTAGCGCAACTGGCAGACCTGCCCACCGATTTGATTGACACACCCACATCGCTGCTGCCGCCTGGGGTTGCCCATCGCACGCAGTCCTTGCCGCCGCTGTCTTGGCGCGATCGCCTGCGGATGGGCTGGCGGGGACTGGCGATCGCCACGGCTACCGCCGCTGCCCTATCTCTGGGGCTAAAACACCTCGGCTGGACGGAACCCCTAGAGCGCCTCGCCTACGACCAGATGACCCGGTTGCAACCTGCCCTGCCGCCAGACGATCGTCTGCTCATCGTGGGCATTGCTGAGGCAGATTTGCAAGCGCTGGAGCGGGCTACGCCGTCGGATGCTGACGTGGCCAAGGTATTGCAAACTCTGCAACAGGCAGGGCCACGGGTCATTGGGCTGGGGCTATGGCGCGACCTGCCCCAGGAACCGGGTCGAGCAGCGCTTTTGGAAGAACTGCGATCGCCCAATGTCATCACCTTTATGCAGTTGGGCAGCGTCACCACCCCCCAAATTCCGCCGCCGCCTGGCGTGCCGTCTGTGCAGGTGGGCTTTAGCGATTTGCTAGTGGATGCCGATAGAGTCGTGCGGCGGGGGCTAATTTTTGGCGGCGAGTTTCATTCCTTTGCCATGCGGCTGGCGCAAAAATATCTGGCAAGTGAAAATGTTGGTCTCCGCACCAGCCCTGCCCATCCTGGCATCACTGAACTGGGGGAAACTCCGCTACCTCCGCTCGAATCGACTGCGGGCGGCTATCAGCGGCTAGATGCGGGCGGCTATCAGCTTTTATTGCGCTATCGATCGCCCGCTGCGCCTGCCCCTGTCGTATCCTTTGCCGATGTGCTAAATGGGCGCGTGTCAAGGGATCGGGTGCGTGATCGCATCGTGCTAATTGGCACGACTGCGCCCAGCGGTAAGGATCTGTACTACACACCCTTCAGCGCCGGCCAGCAAACCGAGCACCAGATGCCGGGCGTGGTTATTCATGCCCAAATCACCAGCCAGCTCTTGAGCCTTGTGCAAGACGGGCGACGGCTCATAGGCTATTGGCCAGACTGGGCAGAGGGACTGTGGATCATCGGCTGGGTTGGAGTGGGCAGCGGGCTAGGCTGGTTTCTGCGACATCCGGCCAGGCTGGGGGCTGGCGGCGTGGCGGCAATCGGCATTCTCATCGGCAGCAGCGTTTGGCTGTTTGGGCAGCAGGTGTGGATTCCGGTGGCCACGCCGGCG
- a CDS encoding shikimate dehydrogenase, translating to MRIRITGTTKLLGVIGHPVSHSLSPVMHNAAIAHLGVDYVYLPLPVAPEDLPQAIAGFAAIGLRGFNVTLPHKQAVMPFLNHISEIAQAVGAVNTIWRTDTGWAGTNTDVEGFLSPLLTLPPERSPDWSQSAAVILGNGGSARAVVAGCAQLGLAQIHVVGRDLDKLKAFQQSWRNSPIAALSVHLWEDLPKLLPRATLLVNTTPIGMHPHTQASPLGAEPGLTMKSGMKSGAIAYDLIYTPNPTRFLQQATALGAMPISGLEMLVQQGAAALRLWLGQEVPVEVMRQALIEQLRG from the coding sequence ATGAGGATCAGGATTACTGGCACGACAAAACTTTTAGGCGTAATTGGGCATCCCGTGTCTCACTCGCTGTCGCCCGTGATGCACAACGCCGCGATCGCCCATCTCGGTGTGGATTATGTATACCTGCCGTTGCCCGTTGCGCCAGAAGACCTGCCCCAGGCGATCGCCGGGTTTGCCGCCATCGGGCTGCGCGGCTTCAACGTCACCCTTCCCCACAAGCAGGCTGTTATGCCGTTTCTGAATCATATTTCAGAGATTGCCCAAGCCGTGGGCGCGGTGAACACAATCTGGCGCACAGACACGGGCTGGGCCGGCACGAACACCGACGTGGAGGGGTTCCTGTCGCCGCTGCTAACCCTGCCCCCAGAGCGATCGCCCGACTGGAGCCAGAGCGCAGCGGTGATTTTGGGAAACGGCGGCTCGGCGCGGGCCGTCGTCGCGGGCTGTGCCCAACTGGGCCTGGCGCAAATCCACGTCGTCGGGCGCGACCTAGACAAGCTCAAAGCCTTTCAGCAAAGCTGGCGAAACTCGCCGATTGCCGCGCTCTCGGTGCATCTCTGGGAGGATTTGCCGAAGCTCCTCCCTAGGGCAACTCTGCTGGTCAACACCACGCCCATTGGGATGCACCCCCATACTCAGGCTTCGCCGCTGGGCGCAGAGCCAGGGCTGACGATGAAATCGGGGATGAAATCGGGGGCGATCGCCTACGACCTGATCTATACCCCAAACCCCACTCGCTTTTTGCAGCAGGCCACCGCCCTTGGCGCAATGCCCATCAGCGGTCTGGAAATGCTGGTGCAGCAGGGAGCCGCCGCCCTGCGTCTGTGGCTAGGGCAGGAGGTTCCGGTCGAGGTCATGCGGCAGGCGTTGATTGAGCAGTTGAGGGGCTAA
- the accC gene encoding acetyl-CoA carboxylase biotin carboxylase subunit → MRFEKILIANRGEIALRILRTCEEMGIATVAVHSTIDRNALHVQLADEAVCIGEPPSSKSYLNIPNIIAAALTRNVSAIHPGYGFLAENARFAEICADHQIAFIGPSPSAMRAMGDKSTAKETMQRIGVPTVPGSDGLLTDEKEAMAIARKIGYPVIIKATAGGGGRGMRLVRSEEDLIKSFLAAQGEAEAAFGNPGVYLEKFIERPRHIEFQILADGYGNVIHLGERDCSIQRRHQKLLEEAPSPALTPELREKMGSAAVRVAQAINYLGAGTIEFLLDSSGQFYFMEMNTRIQVEHPVTEMITGTDLIAEQIRVAQGDRLQLTQEQVQLRGHAIECRINAEDPDQNFRPAPGRISGYLPPGGNGVRIDSHVYTDYEIPPYYDSLIGKLIVWGSDRPTAIRRMKRALREFAITGLPTTIGFHQRILETQDFADGRVYTNFVEQIMQR, encoded by the coding sequence ATGCGTTTTGAAAAGATTCTGATTGCCAACCGTGGCGAAATTGCCCTCCGCATTTTGCGGACTTGTGAAGAAATGGGCATTGCCACCGTGGCGGTGCATTCCACGATCGACCGCAACGCGCTGCACGTACAGCTTGCAGACGAGGCGGTGTGCATTGGCGAACCGCCCAGCAGCAAGAGCTACCTGAACATTCCCAATATCATTGCGGCGGCGCTGACCCGCAACGTCAGCGCGATTCATCCGGGCTATGGCTTTTTGGCGGAGAATGCTCGCTTTGCGGAGATTTGCGCCGATCACCAGATCGCCTTTATTGGGCCGTCTCCCTCGGCAATGCGGGCAATGGGCGACAAGTCTACGGCCAAGGAAACGATGCAGCGGATCGGTGTGCCCACCGTGCCAGGGAGCGATGGGCTGCTGACGGATGAAAAAGAAGCGATGGCGATCGCCCGCAAAATTGGCTATCCCGTCATCATCAAAGCAACAGCGGGCGGCGGTGGACGGGGAATGCGCCTGGTTCGCAGCGAGGAAGATCTGATCAAGTCTTTCCTGGCGGCCCAGGGCGAAGCAGAGGCTGCCTTCGGCAACCCTGGCGTATATCTAGAGAAATTTATTGAGCGGCCGCGACACATCGAGTTTCAGATTCTCGCTGACGGCTATGGCAACGTGATCCACCTGGGCGAACGCGACTGCTCGATTCAGCGTCGCCACCAAAAGCTGCTGGAAGAAGCCCCCAGCCCGGCCCTCACGCCGGAACTGCGGGAAAAAATGGGTTCGGCGGCAGTGCGCGTGGCCCAGGCAATCAACTACCTCGGCGCAGGCACGATTGAGTTTCTGCTGGACTCGTCCGGTCAGTTTTATTTCATGGAAATGAATACGCGCATCCAGGTTGAGCATCCCGTCACGGAGATGATCACCGGGACGGACTTGATTGCCGAACAAATTCGCGTGGCCCAGGGCGATCGCCTCCAACTCACCCAGGAGCAAGTGCAACTGCGCGGCCACGCCATCGAGTGCCGCATCAACGCCGAAGACCCAGACCAAAACTTTCGCCCCGCCCCTGGACGCATCAGCGGCTACCTGCCCCCCGGCGGCAACGGTGTCCGTATCGATTCTCACGTCTACACCGACTACGAAATTCCGCCCTACTACGACTCGCTCATTGGCAAGCTGATCGTGTGGGGGAGCGATCGCCCCACCGCCATCCGCCGCATGAAGCGGGCCCTGCGCGAGTTTGCCATTACCGGACTGCCCACCACCATCGGCTTCCACCAGCGGATTCTGGAAACGCAGGATTTTGCAGACGGGCGCGTTTACACCAATTTTGTGGAGCAGATCATGCAACGATAG
- a CDS encoding heme oxygenase (biliverdin-producing), translated as MSSNLASKLREGTKKSHSMAENTGFVACFLKGTVEPTSYRKLVANLYFVYSAMEEEMQRHREHPLLSQLYFPELNRKASLEQDLTYYFGQNWKEQVAPSAAAQDYVTRIREVSNENPELLVSHLYTRYLGDLSGGQILKKIAQNAMNLSDGQGTSFYEFEQIPDEKAFKVMYRDRLDSLPVDEATADRIVDEANAAFGMNMAMFKELEGNLIKAIGIQLFNLLTRRTRRGSTELATAE; from the coding sequence ATGAGCAGCAATTTAGCATCCAAACTCCGCGAGGGAACCAAAAAATCTCACTCAATGGCGGAGAATACGGGCTTTGTCGCCTGTTTTCTGAAAGGCACGGTGGAACCCACTTCTTATCGCAAGCTGGTGGCAAATCTCTACTTTGTCTACTCGGCAATGGAAGAAGAAATGCAGCGTCACCGCGAACATCCGCTGCTCTCTCAGCTCTATTTTCCAGAGCTAAACCGCAAAGCCAGCCTGGAGCAAGACTTGACCTACTACTTTGGTCAAAACTGGAAAGAGCAGGTTGCGCCGTCGGCCGCCGCCCAAGACTATGTGACCCGCATTCGGGAAGTCTCGAACGAGAACCCCGAACTGCTGGTTTCCCATCTCTACACTCGCTATCTGGGTGACCTCTCTGGTGGGCAAATCCTCAAGAAGATTGCCCAAAACGCCATGAACCTGTCAGATGGACAGGGCACCAGCTTCTACGAGTTTGAGCAGATTCCCGACGAGAAGGCGTTTAAGGTGATGTATCGCGATCGCCTCGACAGCCTGCCCGTGGACGAAGCCACTGCCGACCGCATCGTAGACGAAGCCAATGCCGCCTTTGGCATGAACATGGCCATGTTCAAGGAGCTAGAAGGCAACCTGATCAAGGCGATCGGCATTCAGCTCTTTAACCTGCTCACCCGTCGCACCCGTCGCGGCAGCACCGAACTGGCAACGGCAGAGTAG